In Halapricum desulfuricans, a single window of DNA contains:
- a CDS encoding phosphoribosyltransferase, producing MSDLPEEFPCTITNWEYIYGLTRAVSDEVKADDFEPDVVVALARGGWFAGRTLCDFLGLDDLTSLKIEHYVGAAAKGDEPEVRYPMPEGSVEGKDVLIVDDIADTGQSMAHAAEYVRERDPGAVRTATLQLLGTSEFEPDFVGERLEQWAWIVYPWNFVEDMVDLVSGVMEKSDAETFDREDIRAALREYHGIERIEMEIAQPDRLGEVLKEMERRDVIEPVDSPDEGRTEWRLV from the coding sequence ATGAGCGACCTGCCGGAGGAGTTCCCCTGCACGATCACGAACTGGGAGTACATCTACGGCCTCACGCGGGCGGTCAGCGACGAGGTCAAGGCCGACGACTTCGAGCCGGACGTCGTCGTCGCGCTGGCCCGCGGCGGCTGGTTCGCCGGGCGCACGCTCTGTGATTTCCTCGGGCTGGACGACCTGACGAGCCTGAAGATCGAACACTACGTCGGCGCAGCCGCCAAGGGCGACGAGCCCGAGGTGCGCTACCCGATGCCGGAAGGGTCCGTCGAGGGCAAGGACGTCCTAATCGTCGACGACATCGCCGACACCGGCCAGTCGATGGCTCACGCCGCCGAATACGTCCGCGAGCGCGACCCCGGCGCCGTCCGGACGGCGACGCTGCAACTGCTTGGCACCAGCGAGTTCGAACCCGATTTCGTCGGCGAGCGCCTCGAGCAGTGGGCCTGGATCGTCTACCCCTGGAACTTCGTCGAGGACATGGTCGATCTCGTCTCGGGCGTGATGGAGAAATCCGACGCCGAGACCTTCGACCGGGAAGACATCCGCGCGGCACTGCGGGAGTACCACGGGATCGAGCGCATCGAGATGGAGATCGCCCAGCCCGACCGCCTCGGGGAAGTCCTCAAGGAGATGGAACGCCGCGACGTGATCGAGCCCGTCGACAGCCCCGACGAGGGCCGGACCGAGTGGCGACTGGTCTGA
- a CDS encoding PhzF family phenazine biosynthesis protein, with product MDTRDAYLVDAFTDEPTDGNPAGVVPEAEDLDADQMGAIANELGASETVFLRDSDGADRQLRYFTPETEVDLCGHATIAAHAWLYEHGVIGAGEHTVETAVGVLDVRVESDGTVWMSQNDPTVVELDADAAQVADALGIEADAIRTVGLPIARTSTGLPFLAVPVEYFAHLSSMEPDMRAIEQLCATHDATGIYAFTFDTLEGDSTLHGRMFAPGAGVEEDPVTGTASGAVGAYLAYQGALEETTDMVFEQGHFLNRPGTVSVSVGPTVEVGGRAVTTLEGTVVVPESDDDEIIEV from the coding sequence ATGGACACCCGCGACGCATACCTCGTCGACGCGTTCACCGACGAACCGACCGACGGCAACCCCGCCGGTGTCGTTCCCGAGGCCGAGGACCTCGACGCCGACCAGATGGGAGCGATCGCGAACGAACTCGGGGCCAGCGAGACGGTCTTTCTCCGGGACAGCGACGGCGCCGACCGCCAGCTCCGGTATTTCACCCCCGAGACGGAGGTCGATCTCTGCGGGCACGCGACGATCGCGGCCCACGCGTGGCTGTACGAACACGGCGTCATCGGGGCCGGCGAGCATACCGTCGAGACGGCCGTCGGCGTCCTCGACGTCCGTGTCGAGTCCGACGGCACGGTCTGGATGTCCCAGAACGACCCCACAGTGGTGGAACTGGACGCGGACGCGGCGCAGGTGGCCGACGCGCTGGGGATCGAAGCCGACGCGATCAGGACGGTCGGGTTGCCGATCGCGCGCACCTCGACGGGCCTGCCCTTTCTCGCGGTGCCGGTCGAGTACTTCGCGCACCTCTCGTCGATGGAGCCGGACATGCGCGCGATCGAGCAACTCTGTGCGACGCACGACGCGACCGGGATCTACGCGTTCACCTTCGACACGCTCGAGGGCGACTCGACGCTGCACGGGCGGATGTTCGCTCCCGGGGCGGGCGTCGAAGAGGACCCGGTCACCGGGACCGCCAGCGGCGCCGTCGGGGCCTATCTCGCCTATCAGGGGGCACTGGAGGAGACGACGGACATGGTCTTCGAGCAGGGCCATTTCCTGAATCGGCCGGGGACGGTCTCGGTCAGCGTCGGTCCGACGGTCGAGGTCGGCGGACGAGCTGTCACGACGCTCGAGGGAACGGTCGTCGTCCCCGAGAGCGACGACGACGAGATCATCGAAGTGTGA
- a CDS encoding AAA family ATPase, which produces MDGPLWTETHAPAIDDLPQGTVRERVERAREEPMNLFVHGPKGAGKTAAVRALAADVHEGAENDFIELNVADFFDRSKTEIKNDPRFRSFLAGKSDLPKREMINYVLKESASYTPVGGNYKTILLDNAESMREDFQQALRRVMEQYYEATQFVIATRQPSTLIAPIRSRCFPVPVRAPTHEELVAVLERIVEAEGVDHDEEGLEYVAGYADGDVRTAVLSAQTTAEAEGEITMNAAYEVLGEVEADDDVEAMLVAAEEGRFDDARSTLDDLLVDEGYSGAELMEAILRTARSRYTGRQLARVHQLAGEIDFDLVEGTDDRLHLSHFLASLPAETRA; this is translated from the coding sequence ATGGACGGGCCGCTGTGGACCGAGACGCACGCGCCGGCGATCGACGACCTGCCCCAGGGGACGGTGCGCGAGCGCGTGGAACGCGCCCGCGAGGAACCGATGAACCTCTTCGTTCACGGACCGAAAGGGGCCGGCAAGACCGCCGCCGTCAGAGCGCTCGCGGCCGACGTACACGAGGGTGCCGAGAACGACTTCATCGAGCTCAACGTCGCCGATTTCTTCGACCGCTCGAAGACCGAGATCAAGAACGACCCCCGGTTTCGGTCGTTTCTCGCCGGCAAGAGCGACCTCCCAAAGCGGGAGATGATCAACTACGTGCTCAAAGAGTCGGCCAGTTACACGCCGGTCGGCGGGAACTACAAGACGATCCTGCTGGACAACGCCGAGTCGATGCGCGAGGACTTCCAGCAGGCGCTGCGTCGGGTCATGGAGCAGTACTACGAGGCCACGCAGTTCGTCATCGCGACGCGCCAGCCCAGCACGCTGATCGCGCCGATCCGCTCGCGCTGCTTCCCCGTTCCCGTGCGCGCGCCGACCCACGAGGAACTCGTCGCCGTCCTCGAACGGATCGTCGAAGCCGAAGGCGTCGACCACGACGAGGAGGGGCTTGAGTACGTCGCCGGCTACGCCGACGGCGACGTCCGGACGGCCGTGTTGAGCGCCCAGACCACCGCCGAGGCCGAAGGCGAGATCACGATGAACGCGGCCTACGAGGTACTCGGCGAGGTCGAGGCCGACGACGACGTCGAAGCGATGCTCGTCGCCGCCGAAGAGGGGCGCTTCGACGACGCGCGCTCGACGCTCGACGACCTGCTCGTCGACGAGGGCTACAGCGGTGCCGAGCTGATGGAGGCGATCCTGCGGACCGCCCGATCACGCTACACCGGGCGGCAACTCGCCCGGGTCCACCAACTCGCCGGCGAGATCGACTTTGACCTGGTCGAGGGGACCGACGATCGGCTGCACCTCTCGCACTTTCTGGCGTCGCTGCCGGCGGAAACGCGGGCGTGA
- a CDS encoding isopentenyl-diphosphate Delta-isomerase: protein MSADETHENAEQDVIAVDAEDNEQGLVNRLDSHTGDGIRHRAFTALLFDGDGNVLLAQRAPEKRLWNTYWDGTVASHPREGQTQEEATEIRLEEELGVTPDQYENLRVTDRFEYKRYFENAGVEHEVCTVLQATLTDTTLDPDPEEVAGLLWAPYERLQDHPEQYRQLRLCPWFEIAMRRDAD from the coding sequence ATGAGTGCCGACGAGACCCACGAGAACGCCGAGCAGGACGTCATCGCGGTCGACGCCGAGGACAACGAGCAGGGGCTGGTCAACCGACTGGATTCCCACACCGGCGACGGGATCCGCCATCGCGCGTTCACCGCGCTGCTGTTCGACGGGGACGGGAACGTCCTGCTGGCCCAGCGCGCCCCGGAAAAGCGGCTGTGGAACACCTACTGGGACGGGACGGTCGCCTCCCACCCGCGGGAGGGACAGACCCAGGAGGAAGCGACGGAGATCCGCCTGGAGGAGGAACTCGGCGTCACGCCGGACCAGTACGAGAACCTCCGGGTGACCGATCGCTTCGAGTACAAGCGCTACTTCGAGAACGCGGGCGTCGAACACGAGGTCTGTACGGTGTTGCAGGCGACGCTGACCGACACGACGCTCGATCCCGATCCCGAGGAGGTCGCCGGCCTGCTGTGGGCTCCCTACGAGCGCCTGCAGGACCATCCCGAGCAGTACCGCCAGCTTCGGCTCTGCCCCTGGTTCGAAATCGCGATGCGCCGCGACGCCGACTAG
- a CDS encoding IMP cyclohydrolase, which yields MYVGRFVIVGPEVGAYRVSSRSFPHRQAVDRDGTVTIEPTPDAPPSDNPYISYNGLRVTENGAVVGNGSHVDPIAEKLQLGYPARDALAEPLLALDFEKDDYDTPRIAGIVGLDDDPTAEDAVIGTVRRDALLVEEVTEPTLVATYENDRPEAFDFEAGDAAGAAREAYDLDFEHAVCAAGVAVDGDGFETAIVNE from the coding sequence ATGTACGTCGGACGATTCGTGATCGTCGGGCCCGAGGTCGGCGCCTATCGCGTCTCCTCGCGCTCGTTTCCACATCGCCAGGCTGTCGACCGCGACGGCACCGTTACGATCGAACCCACGCCGGACGCACCGCCGTCGGACAACCCCTATATCTCGTATAACGGGTTGCGCGTGACCGAGAACGGTGCGGTCGTCGGCAACGGCAGCCACGTCGACCCCATCGCCGAGAAACTGCAACTTGGCTATCCAGCGCGAGACGCACTCGCAGAGCCGCTGCTGGCGCTCGATTTCGAGAAGGACGACTACGACACCCCGCGCATCGCCGGCATCGTCGGGCTGGACGACGACCCCACGGCCGAGGACGCCGTGATCGGGACGGTCCGTCGGGATGCGCTACTCGTCGAGGAGGTCACCGAACCGACGCTGGTCGCGACCTACGAGAACGACCGCCCCGAAGCGTTCGATTTCGAGGCGGGCGACGCCGCCGGGGCCGCCCGCGAGGCCTACGATTTGGACTTCGAGCACGCCGTCTGTGCGGCGGGCGTCGCCGTCGACGGCGACGGCTTCGAGACGGCGATCGTCAACGAGTAG
- the mfnA gene encoding tyrosine decarboxylase MfnA — MQRLESAPQDFDRVLSSMCTEPHPAARQAAERFLATNPGDPETYRTVADLERDAVELLGTVTGLPEPAGYVTSGGTEANIQAVRIARNRVETDDPNVVVPTHAHFSFWKAADLLGVELRTVPARDHRANTDAVAESLDGDTVLVVGVAGSTEYGYVDPIPELAELAHDAGALFHVDAAWGGFYLPFTEHRWHFGHADIDTMTIDPHKVGQAAVPAGGLLSRSPTLLDELAIDTPYLESTEQITLTGTRSGAGVASAVAAMEALWPDGYREQYRRSMDNARWLADELAERGYDVIEPELPLVAADVSQSLVEKLRDRGWRVARTGSDELRVVCMPHVTRSMLRSFVADLDWY, encoded by the coding sequence ATGCAGCGGCTCGAGTCGGCGCCGCAGGACTTCGATCGGGTGCTGTCCTCGATGTGCACCGAGCCACATCCGGCGGCCCGACAGGCGGCCGAGCGGTTTCTCGCGACGAATCCGGGCGACCCGGAGACCTACCGGACGGTCGCCGATCTGGAGCGCGACGCCGTCGAGTTGCTCGGGACGGTGACCGGCCTGCCCGAACCAGCGGGCTACGTCACGAGCGGCGGGACCGAGGCGAACATCCAGGCCGTGCGGATCGCGCGCAACCGCGTCGAGACCGACGACCCGAACGTCGTCGTGCCGACACATGCTCACTTCAGTTTCTGGAAGGCGGCCGACCTCCTGGGGGTCGAACTCCGGACCGTGCCGGCGCGCGACCACCGCGCGAACACCGACGCGGTAGCCGAGTCGCTCGACGGGGATACCGTGCTCGTCGTCGGCGTCGCCGGATCGACCGAGTACGGTTACGTGGACCCGATACCGGAACTGGCCGAGCTGGCCCACGACGCCGGCGCGCTCTTTCACGTCGACGCCGCGTGGGGCGGGTTCTATCTGCCCTTTACCGAGCACCGGTGGCACTTCGGTCACGCGGACATCGACACGATGACGATCGACCCTCACAAGGTCGGGCAAGCCGCAGTACCAGCGGGCGGGTTGCTCTCGCGATCCCCGACACTGCTTGATGAGCTGGCGATCGACACGCCGTACCTCGAATCGACCGAGCAGATCACGCTGACGGGCACGCGCTCGGGGGCCGGCGTCGCCAGCGCCGTCGCGGCCATGGAGGCGCTGTGGCCCGACGGCTACCGCGAGCAGTACCGCCGCTCGATGGACAACGCCCGGTGGCTCGCCGACGAGCTGGCCGAGCGGGGCTACGACGTGATCGAACCGGAACTCCCGCTGGTCGCCGCGGACGTCTCCCAGTCGCTGGTCGAGAAACTCCGCGACCGGGGCTGGCGCGTCGCCCGGACCGGATCGGACGAACTCCGGGTGGTCTGTATGCCCCACGTCACCCGGTCGATGCTGCGGTCGTTCGTCGCGGATCTGGACTGGTACTAG
- a CDS encoding LiaF transmembrane domain-containing protein, giving the protein MQTRRISSQSVLGALVIVIGLALLAETTGYADVSVFWTYVPSLFVLLGLFALVASGFRNVVGPVAVIAVAVAWQLVALDTVGCNDLPVRSHTGCDRPGTDLQPTV; this is encoded by the coding sequence ATGCAGACTCGTCGCATCTCCTCGCAGTCGGTTCTCGGAGCGCTCGTGATCGTCATCGGACTCGCACTACTGGCGGAAACGACAGGCTATGCCGACGTCAGCGTCTTCTGGACGTACGTCCCGTCGCTGTTCGTCCTGCTGGGGCTGTTCGCGCTGGTCGCCAGCGGGTTCCGGAACGTCGTCGGTCCAGTGGCCGTGATCGCCGTCGCTGTCGCGTGGCAACTCGTCGCGCTTGATACGGTCGGTTGTAACGATTTACCGGTACGATCGCATACCGGGTGCGATCGACCCGGAACAGACTTACAACCGACCGTATGA
- a CDS encoding thioredoxin family protein translates to MKIEVIGPGCARCKKTAQNVNKALETLDGEVEATVEKVEAQMEIIDRGVMHTPAVAVDGDVAVEGEIPDVDQLVDLFETA, encoded by the coding sequence ATGAAAATCGAAGTCATCGGACCTGGCTGCGCCAGGTGCAAGAAGACCGCACAGAACGTCAACAAAGCGCTTGAGACGCTTGACGGAGAGGTAGAAGCAACCGTCGAGAAAGTCGAAGCACAGATGGAGATCATCGACCGCGGCGTGATGCACACGCCCGCGGTCGCCGTCGACGGCGACGTCGCAGTCGAGGGCGAGATCCCCGACGTCGATCAGCTTGTCGACCTGTTCGAGACGGCCTAG
- a CDS encoding LiaF domain-containing protein yields MIRSVVTIYRYDRIPGAIDPEQTYNRPYEYLTAEEVIQLWPLALVLFGLSLVLGQYRSQVQHVDGSYITGLGVFGDTEKRASKLFTGGSLTALFGGATLDLRDTTLEGRPVTVTATAAFGGVDLIVPREWNVALDVLPIFGGASDDRLRAQHQHDDVDLIVTGFAVFGGVAVKD; encoded by the coding sequence TTGATACGGTCGGTTGTAACGATTTACCGGTACGATCGCATACCGGGTGCGATCGACCCGGAACAGACTTACAACCGACCGTATGAGTATCTCACCGCCGAGGAAGTCATTCAGCTGTGGCCGCTCGCGCTCGTCCTGTTCGGGCTGTCGCTCGTGCTCGGACAGTATCGGTCGCAGGTCCAGCACGTCGACGGATCGTACATCACCGGGCTGGGCGTGTTCGGTGACACCGAAAAGCGGGCGTCAAAGCTGTTCACCGGCGGGTCGCTGACGGCGCTGTTCGGCGGAGCCACCCTGGATCTGCGCGACACGACGCTCGAGGGCCGTCCCGTGACCGTCACGGCGACGGCCGCGTTCGGCGGCGTCGACCTCATCGTCCCCCGCGAGTGGAACGTCGCCCTCGACGTGTTGCCGATCTTCGGCGGGGCGAGCGACGATCGACTCCGGGCACAACACCAGCACGACGACGTCGATCTGATCGTGACCGGGTTCGCTGTCTTCGGCGGCGTTGCCGTCAAGGACTGA
- the carB gene encoding carbamoyl-phosphate synthase large subunit, which produces MTDDERPTILLIGSGPIQIGQAAEFDYSGAQACRALQEEGARVVLVNSNPATIMTDPEMADKVYLEPIETEPIAEIIRKEQPDGVIAGLGGQTGLNVTAELAEEGVLEEHDVEVMGTPLETIYATEDREQFRDRMHKIDEPVPQSVTIGSMDEVEDAVESVGGLPVIMRTTYTLGGAGSGVIDNMDELTEATRKGLRLSRNDEVMITESIDGWVELEYEVMRDADDSTIIICNMENIDPMGIHTGESIVVTPSQVIPDKGHQEMRDAALKVIRELGIEGGCNIQFAWHDDGTPGGEYRVVEVNPRVSRSSALASKATGYPIARVTAKVAMGKRLHEIENEITGETTAAFEPAIDYVVTKVPRWPKDKFRDVEFELGPAMKSTGEAMAIGRTFPESMLKALRSSEYDPAADWTEVDDATLEAEYLERPTPDRTYAIFEAFDRGYSVEEVAALADIKEWYLERYQEIAEAAEAAAEGDFYTAGQAGFTDQEITAIAGGEFNDTHRSWLPAEIEVEEGDEGTEAAADGGSEATSSPRQDGGTTAVPEEVTVETVEAETTDRDFKLVDTCAGEFEATTPYYYSTRDPLSGIDRDELLVDREVESVVVVGGGPIRIGQGVEFDYCSVHAVRALREMGIDAHVVNNNPETVSTDYDTSDGLFFEPITAEEVADVIEATNADGVMVQFGGQTSVDIGHPLEQELERRELDCEIMGTSVDAMDLAEDRDRFNRLMDDLGIAQAEGGSATSEEEAIELAREIGYPVLVRPSYVLGGRAMDVVYNDEDLKTYIEEAVRVSPDKPILVDDFLADAVELDVDAVADGEDVLIGGVMEHVETAGVHSGDSACMIPPRSQEIKAVMPRIREVTEQIADALDTVGLLNVQLAVRDGTVYVLEANPRSSRTVPFISKSTGVPIAKIAAQVMAGTTLEELDIQEQIPDQVSIKEVVLPFDRLPGSDPRLGPEMKSTGEVMGTAGSFGKAYQKAQSAVGKPIPLEGTALVDLPVLGYEEHFETLDLEDFEDTDAVVEAIRNGEIDLVLSRERDILEACVQETVTYFSTIESAEAGLEAINSADEPLNVQAIGDRPTDQREWGR; this is translated from the coding sequence ATGACAGACGACGAGAGACCGACGATCCTGCTGATCGGGAGCGGCCCGATCCAGATCGGACAGGCCGCGGAGTTCGATTATTCCGGCGCGCAGGCGTGTCGCGCGTTGCAGGAAGAAGGCGCGCGGGTCGTGCTGGTCAACTCGAACCCGGCGACGATCATGACCGATCCGGAGATGGCCGACAAGGTGTATCTGGAGCCGATCGAGACCGAGCCCATCGCCGAGATCATCCGCAAGGAGCAGCCGGACGGCGTCATCGCCGGGCTGGGCGGCCAGACCGGACTGAACGTCACGGCGGAACTCGCCGAGGAGGGCGTCCTCGAGGAACACGACGTCGAGGTCATGGGCACGCCGCTCGAGACGATCTACGCGACAGAGGACCGCGAGCAGTTCCGCGACCGGATGCACAAGATCGACGAGCCGGTCCCTCAGTCGGTCACCATCGGGAGCATGGATGAGGTCGAGGACGCCGTCGAATCGGTTGGCGGGCTGCCGGTCATCATGCGCACGACCTACACTCTGGGGGGCGCGGGATCGGGCGTCATCGACAACATGGACGAACTCACGGAGGCCACCAGGAAGGGGCTGCGCCTCTCGCGGAACGACGAGGTAATGATCACAGAGTCCATCGACGGCTGGGTTGAACTCGAATACGAGGTGATGCGCGACGCCGACGACTCGACGATCATCATCTGTAACATGGAGAACATCGATCCGATGGGCATCCACACCGGCGAGTCGATAGTCGTCACGCCCAGTCAGGTCATCCCGGACAAGGGTCACCAGGAGATGCGCGACGCCGCGCTGAAGGTCATCCGGGAACTCGGCATCGAGGGCGGGTGTAACATCCAGTTCGCCTGGCACGACGACGGCACGCCCGGCGGCGAGTACCGCGTCGTCGAGGTCAACCCCCGTGTCTCTCGTTCCTCCGCTCTCGCATCGAAGGCGACCGGCTACCCGATCGCCCGCGTCACCGCGAAGGTCGCGATGGGCAAGCGCCTCCACGAGATCGAAAACGAGATCACCGGCGAGACGACCGCCGCCTTCGAGCCCGCGATCGACTACGTCGTCACGAAGGTCCCGCGCTGGCCCAAAGACAAGTTCCGCGACGTCGAGTTCGAACTCGGGCCGGCGATGAAATCGACCGGCGAGGCGATGGCGATCGGTCGCACCTTCCCCGAGAGCATGCTGAAGGCGCTTCGCTCCAGCGAGTACGACCCGGCCGCCGACTGGACGGAGGTCGACGACGCGACGCTCGAAGCGGAGTATCTAGAGCGCCCAACCCCGGACCGCACCTACGCCATCTTCGAGGCGTTCGACCGGGGTTACTCTGTCGAGGAAGTCGCTGCGCTGGCCGACATCAAGGAGTGGTATCTCGAACGCTATCAGGAGATCGCCGAGGCCGCCGAGGCCGCCGCCGAGGGCGACTTCTACACCGCCGGACAGGCCGGTTTCACCGACCAGGAGATCACCGCCATCGCCGGCGGCGAGTTCAACGACACACACCGGTCGTGGCTCCCCGCAGAGATCGAGGTCGAGGAAGGCGACGAGGGGACCGAGGCGGCCGCCGACGGCGGGAGCGAGGCGACTTCGTCGCCCCGACAGGACGGCGGTACCACCGCCGTTCCCGAGGAAGTCACCGTCGAGACCGTCGAGGCCGAGACGACCGACCGGGACTTCAAGCTGGTCGACACCTGCGCCGGGGAGTTCGAGGCGACGACGCCGTACTACTACTCGACGCGTGACCCGCTCTCGGGGATCGATCGCGACGAACTGCTCGTCGACCGCGAGGTCGAGAGCGTCGTCGTGGTCGGGGGCGGCCCGATCCGTATCGGGCAGGGCGTGGAGTTCGACTACTGTTCGGTCCACGCCGTCCGTGCGCTGCGTGAGATGGGCATCGACGCCCACGTCGTCAACAACAACCCCGAAACTGTGTCGACGGACTACGACACCTCTGACGGCCTGTTCTTCGAGCCGATCACCGCCGAGGAAGTCGCGGACGTCATCGAGGCGACCAACGCCGACGGCGTGATGGTCCAGTTCGGCGGTCAGACCTCTGTCGACATCGGCCACCCCCTCGAGCAGGAACTCGAGCGCCGCGAGCTTGACTGCGAGATCATGGGCACCAGCGTCGACGCGATGGACCTCGCGGAGGACCGCGACCGGTTCAACCGCCTGATGGACGACCTGGGTATCGCCCAGGCAGAGGGCGGGTCGGCCACCAGCGAGGAGGAAGCGATAGAACTGGCCCGCGAGATCGGCTATCCCGTCCTCGTGCGCCCCTCCTACGTGCTGGGCGGGCGCGCGATGGACGTCGTCTACAACGACGAGGACCTCAAGACTTACATCGAGGAGGCGGTCCGGGTCAGCCCGGACAAACCGATTCTCGTCGACGACTTCCTGGCCGACGCGGTCGAGCTGGACGTCGACGCCGTCGCCGACGGCGAGGACGTGCTGATCGGCGGCGTCATGGAACACGTCGAGACCGCCGGCGTCCACTCCGGCGACTCCGCCTGCATGATCCCGCCGCGCAGTCAGGAGATCAAGGCGGTCATGCCCCGCATCCGCGAGGTGACCGAGCAGATCGCGGACGCGCTGGACACGGTCGGGCTGCTGAACGTCCAGCTTGCGGTCCGTGACGGGACGGTCTACGTTCTGGAGGCGAACCCCCGCTCGTCCCGTACCGTCCCGTTCATCTCAAAGAGCACTGGCGTCCCGATCGCGAAAATCGCCGCGCAGGTCATGGCCGGCACGACCCTCGAGGAACTGGACATCCAGGAGCAGATCCCCGATCAGGTCTCGATCAAGGAGGTCGTGTTGCCGTTCGACCGCCTGCCCGGATCCGACCCGCGCCTCGGCCCGGAGATGAAATCGACCGGCGAAGTCATGGGCACCGCCGGCAGCTTCGGCAAGGCCTACCAGAAGGCCCAGTCGGCCGTCGGCAAGCCGATCCCGCTCGAGGGGACGGCGCTGGTCGACCTGCCGGTGCTGGGCTACGAGGAGCACTTCGAGACGCTCGATCTCGAAGACTTCGAGGACACCGACGCCGTGGTCGAAGCGATCAGAAACGGCGAGATCGACCTCGTGCTCTCACGGGAACGCGACATCCTCGAGGCCTGCGTCCAGGAGACCGTGACGTACTTCTCGACCATCGAGAGCGCCGAAGCGGGACTCGAAGCGATCAACAGCGCCGACGAACCGCTGAACGTGCAGGCGATCGGCGACCGCCCCACCGACCAGCGCGAGTGGGGACGGTAG
- a CDS encoding YqaA family protein, with protein sequence MSVELVPVLASGTLEGLYATIEGAIRTATGPVGLLLIGVYSFLIAFVLPLPSEIVLAPASHMNLGLPTEANVALIVLVSGLGKAAGSVFAFHIGQEAKQSGPVIRFVRRSRFDIVSWSEKKTVELAQKYGYVGMALALSVPGFPDTISIYAFSVLETDYYRFAAATFAGSVGRLVVTIAGFASVTALL encoded by the coding sequence GTGTCCGTCGAACTGGTCCCCGTCCTCGCGAGTGGCACACTCGAAGGGCTCTACGCGACGATCGAAGGTGCAATCAGGACAGCGACGGGGCCAGTCGGGCTACTCCTGATCGGGGTCTACTCGTTTCTGATCGCGTTCGTGCTCCCGCTGCCCAGCGAGATCGTCCTGGCTCCCGCGAGTCACATGAACCTCGGGCTACCGACGGAGGCGAACGTGGCACTGATCGTCCTCGTCAGCGGGCTCGGCAAGGCGGCCGGCAGCGTCTTCGCCTTTCACATCGGACAGGAGGCCAAGCAGTCGGGCCCGGTCATCCGGTTCGTGCGTCGATCGCGGTTCGACATCGTCAGCTGGTCGGAAAAGAAGACGGTCGAGCTCGCCCAGAAGTACGGCTACGTCGGCATGGCCCTGGCGCTGTCGGTCCCGGGCTTTCCCGACACGATCTCGATCTATGCCTTCTCGGTGCTCGAGACCGATTACTACCGCTTCGCGGCGGCGACATTCGCCGGCAGCGTCGGCCGGCTCGTCGTCACGATCGCGGGGTTCGCCAGCGTGACGGCGCTGCTGTGA
- a CDS encoding ArsR/SmtB family transcription factor, with protein sequence MSSQSNDYRVSPETMSDLESMAATCNVESARDIFQALSDDRRLTIMRLLGESELCVCDMVELFDIEYSKLSYHLKKLKEANLVEADREGNYVTYRPTEHGEDVIEIVRSMC encoded by the coding sequence ATGTCCTCACAATCGAACGACTACCGGGTTTCACCGGAGACGATGTCGGATCTGGAGTCGATGGCCGCGACCTGTAACGTCGAGAGCGCCCGGGATATCTTCCAGGCGCTCTCTGACGACCGACGTCTCACGATCATGCGGCTGCTCGGCGAGTCGGAACTCTGTGTCTGTGACATGGTCGAGCTGTTCGACATCGAGTACTCGAAGCTCTCCTATCACCTCAAGAAACTCAAGGAGGCGAACCTCGTTGAGGCGGATCGGGAGGGCAACTACGTGACATACCGGCCGACCGAGCACGGGGAGGACGTCATCGAGATCGTCCGTAGCATGTGCTGA